Proteins encoded in a region of the Streptomyces sp. NBC_00513 genome:
- a CDS encoding alpha/beta fold hydrolase, translated as MTVARIQHRTVDVDGVTVAYRESGPSDAPVLLLLHGFPTSSHQFTRLMDALADTPYRLIAPDYPGSGRTETPNGFTYSFDRLADIVEGFTDALALDRFALYVFDFGAPVGLRVAARRPERVTGLIVQNGNAYEEGLSDAAREFAGLRREVPGDEEKVRGLFTEEGTRFQYETGVADTALISPDSWTLDLHHLARPGRTDAQADLAFDYASNFAHYPTWQAWLRSARLPVLVLWGAGDPFFTPAGAKAYLRDAPDAEVHVFEGAGHFALETHLPTIAPLIAAFLPTL; from the coding sequence ATGACCGTGGCCCGCATCCAACACCGCACCGTCGACGTGGACGGCGTCACCGTCGCCTACCGCGAGAGCGGCCCGTCCGACGCCCCCGTACTGCTGCTCCTGCACGGCTTCCCGACCTCCTCCCACCAGTTCACCCGCCTCATGGACGCCCTGGCCGACACCCCGTACCGGCTCATCGCCCCCGACTACCCCGGCTCCGGCCGGACCGAGACCCCGAACGGATTCACGTACTCCTTCGACCGGCTCGCGGACATCGTCGAGGGCTTCACCGACGCCCTCGCCCTGGACCGCTTCGCGCTGTACGTCTTCGACTTCGGCGCCCCGGTCGGTCTGCGGGTCGCCGCGCGGCGACCGGAGCGGGTGACGGGCCTCATCGTGCAGAACGGCAACGCGTACGAGGAGGGACTGTCGGACGCGGCCCGCGAGTTCGCCGGCCTGCGCCGCGAGGTGCCGGGCGACGAGGAGAAGGTCCGCGGGCTGTTCACCGAGGAGGGCACCCGCTTCCAGTACGAGACCGGGGTCGCCGACACCGCACTGATCTCCCCGGACTCCTGGACCCTGGACCTCCACCACCTCGCCCGCCCCGGCCGCACGGACGCCCAGGCCGACCTGGCCTTCGACTACGCGTCGAACTTCGCCCACTACCCCACCTGGCAGGCGTGGCTCCGCTCGGCGCGACTCCCCGTCCTGGTCCTGTGGGGCGCGGGCGACCCCTTCTTCACCCCGGCGGGAGCCAAGGCGTACCTGCGGGACGCGCCGGACGCGGAGGTGCACGTCTTCGAGGGCGCGGGCCACTTCGCCCTCGAAACCCACCTCCCCACCATCGCCCCCCTGATCGCGGCCTTCCTCCCCACCCTCTGA
- a CDS encoding DivIVA domain-containing protein produces MSPHGPQGFATVRGRGYRPDEVNRYLVRLSEIRDEAWERVARLTVLAKQMEAEAERLRERVASLAPQTYDELSERARRILLLAQEEADCVRADARADVFTTQGAAEAHADRVTELARQDAEAVREQTEVRARQGLLRARREADDARAEARDDAAAWRSEAHTALVETRRRSDELLAEREQEHADRRDAAERELAAREAELEARQAELERQAEGRLADARRAFAEAEESARHGQEDAEARASEVLAQARVREERVGRETERILREHGEAQDEMRAHMNHVRASLAALTGRASA; encoded by the coding sequence ATGTCACCTCACGGTCCCCAGGGTTTCGCGACCGTGCGCGGCCGCGGTTACCGGCCGGACGAGGTGAACCGGTACCTCGTGCGCCTCTCGGAAATCCGGGACGAGGCCTGGGAGCGAGTGGCACGGTTGACCGTCCTGGCCAAGCAGATGGAGGCGGAGGCGGAGCGGCTGCGCGAGCGGGTCGCCTCGCTCGCCCCCCAGACGTACGACGAGCTGAGCGAACGGGCCCGGCGAATCCTGCTGCTCGCGCAGGAGGAGGCGGACTGCGTACGCGCGGACGCGCGCGCCGACGTGTTCACCACCCAGGGCGCCGCCGAGGCGCACGCGGACCGGGTGACCGAGCTGGCGCGGCAGGACGCGGAAGCGGTGCGCGAACAGACCGAGGTACGGGCCCGCCAGGGGCTGCTGCGGGCACGCCGGGAAGCGGACGACGCCCGGGCGGAGGCCCGGGACGACGCGGCGGCCTGGCGGTCGGAGGCGCACACGGCCCTGGTCGAGACGCGCCGCCGGTCGGACGAGCTGCTGGCGGAACGCGAGCAGGAACACGCGGACCGCCGGGACGCGGCCGAACGGGAACTGGCGGCACGGGAAGCCGAACTGGAAGCCCGGCAAGCGGAGTTGGAGCGCCAGGCCGAAGGGCGGTTGGCCGACGCGCGGCGGGCGTTCGCCGAAGCGGAGGAGTCGGCGCGGCACGGGCAGGAGGACGCCGAAGCACGGGCGTCCGAGGTGCTGGCGCAGGCGCGGGTGCGGGAGGAACGGGTCGGGCGCGAGACGGAACGGATCCTGCGGGAGCACGGGGAGGCGCAGGACGAGATGCGGGCGCACATGAACCACGTGCGGGCTAGCCTGGCGGCGCTTACGGGGAGGGCGTCGGCGTAG
- a CDS encoding SUKH-4 family immunity protein, with amino-acid sequence MVTFAQAQERAEEWINGDVPAYQHREVRVREFGLGFVVWAEDRAAGPVSGGGRQRLVIARDSGEVTLWPGLPVGEVIRRYEEEYGAATAPAGSEASVPPPRIDSEQTSFMLSPPEWLQEAADRAGIPRAPAADSSAAALSSDAGSSSDAGSSSGEAAGVGSGSGSGAASAEPAVPVGGPPAPATPAPGTADAPGDVVPLRRGGEIPYEPTANDGFPIGATPWAGTDVNSGADEGSVPLPATVFAPPLSGSDLEDAPAAAAPDAQTQLMAGGSRLPRTAVVPALGHGSDAGDIADAPTSKAQLSRPGSGASVSPPGPPGAPGASAPGQPPVPPRPPGVPGGGVDHAATMLAGPGVGSGVGPAGPGAPTPPGPPGAPGAPGGSGSAGSSGGGIDHAATMLAGPSVVQPPRPPGSPGAPQPPGPPGVPGGGVDHAATMLAGPGVGSGVGPAGSGAPTPPGPPGAPGAPGGSGVPGAPGGGIDHAATMLAGPSVVQPPRPPGAPGAPGTPGTPGGGTPHHAATMLAGPGVPQPPGPPGAPAAPVPQPMAPAPAASGVPTVGPGYQAVLRYRAPDGSEQQLIRRSAPGTPHPEWQILHELRAMNVPPQQVLELHTELGSCELPGGYCARMIRETWPQVRITSVAPYGTDHASRQQGMRHLITHQSELHQVADGPARPAPVRAPLPQVPLQPAIPLEAIAQELAGAFGPQGVFRFDQRAVSRQGVPEIVAQTLMWSGLPVDFGPFFWAQAVPGQPVPTLAELAAQRQVQPASDAGSYLVVGSDFGKALCVQYGTAHIVAVPVEAGPGGAPVPPQFVNSSLPQFVRSLAMLGHMWRLRQHLTPEQAGRWTVDFQTNLAGLDSAALASPESWWSVLLEQMWDGLL; translated from the coding sequence ATGGTGACCTTCGCACAGGCGCAGGAACGCGCCGAGGAGTGGATCAACGGGGACGTGCCCGCGTACCAGCACCGTGAGGTGCGGGTGCGGGAGTTCGGGCTGGGCTTCGTGGTGTGGGCCGAGGACCGGGCGGCCGGTCCGGTGTCCGGCGGTGGCCGGCAGCGGCTGGTCATCGCGCGGGACAGCGGTGAGGTGACGCTGTGGCCGGGGCTGCCGGTGGGTGAGGTGATCCGGCGGTACGAGGAGGAGTACGGGGCCGCGACCGCTCCGGCGGGCTCCGAGGCCTCGGTTCCGCCGCCGCGGATCGACTCGGAACAGACCTCGTTCATGCTGAGTCCGCCCGAGTGGTTGCAGGAGGCGGCGGACCGTGCGGGGATCCCGCGGGCCCCGGCCGCGGACTCGTCGGCCGCGGCCCTGTCGTCCGACGCGGGATCGTCGTCCGACGCGGGATCGTCGTCCGGTGAGGCCGCGGGTGTGGGTTCCGGTTCCGGCTCGGGGGCCGCTTCGGCGGAGCCCGCCGTCCCGGTCGGCGGCCCTCCCGCTCCCGCCACCCCGGCGCCCGGCACGGCCGATGCCCCGGGTGACGTCGTACCGCTGCGGCGCGGCGGCGAGATCCCGTACGAGCCGACCGCCAACGACGGGTTCCCGATCGGTGCCACGCCTTGGGCCGGGACCGATGTGAACTCCGGCGCGGACGAGGGTTCCGTGCCCTTGCCGGCGACGGTGTTCGCGCCGCCGCTGTCCGGGTCGGACCTGGAGGACGCGCCGGCCGCGGCGGCCCCCGACGCGCAGACCCAGCTCATGGCCGGCGGCAGCCGGCTGCCGCGGACCGCGGTCGTGCCCGCCCTGGGGCACGGCTCGGACGCGGGCGACATCGCCGACGCGCCGACGAGCAAGGCCCAGCTCTCCCGGCCGGGGTCGGGCGCTTCCGTGAGCCCGCCCGGTCCGCCCGGTGCGCCCGGAGCCTCCGCTCCGGGGCAGCCGCCCGTACCGCCCCGACCGCCGGGTGTGCCCGGTGGTGGGGTGGATCACGCGGCGACGATGCTCGCGGGTCCGGGTGTGGGTTCGGGTGTGGGTCCGGCGGGTCCCGGTGCGCCGACGCCTCCCGGTCCGCCCGGGGCTCCGGGCGCGCCCGGTGGCTCCGGTTCCGCCGGCTCTTCCGGTGGCGGGATCGATCACGCCGCGACGATGTTGGCGGGCCCGTCCGTGGTGCAGCCGCCCAGGCCGCCGGGTTCGCCCGGTGCGCCGCAGCCGCCCGGTCCGCCGGGTGTGCCCGGTGGTGGGGTGGATCACGCGGCGACGATGCTCGCGGGTCCGGGTGTGGGTTCGGGCGTGGGTCCGGCGGGTTCCGGTGCGCCGACGCCTCCCGGTCCGCCCGGTGCTCCGGGTGCGCCCGGTGGCTCCGGTGTTCCCGGTGCTCCCGGTGGCGGGATCGATCACGCCGCGACGATGCTCGCGGGCCCGTCCGTCGTGCAGCCGCCCAGGCCCCCCGGCGCGCCCGGGGCTCCTGGTACTCCCGGTACTCCCGGGGGTGGGACGCCGCACCACGCCGCGACGATGCTCGCCGGCCCCGGCGTACCCCAACCGCCCGGTCCGCCCGGCGCGCCCGCCGCTCCGGTGCCGCAGCCCATGGCACCGGCGCCGGCCGCGTCCGGCGTGCCCACCGTCGGCCCCGGCTACCAGGCCGTGCTGCGCTACCGCGCGCCCGACGGCTCCGAGCAGCAGCTGATCCGCCGCTCGGCGCCCGGCACCCCGCACCCCGAGTGGCAGATCCTGCACGAGCTGCGCGCCATGAACGTGCCGCCGCAGCAGGTACTGGAGCTGCACACCGAGTTGGGGTCCTGCGAGCTGCCCGGCGGCTACTGCGCGCGGATGATCCGCGAGACCTGGCCCCAGGTCCGGATCACCAGCGTGGCCCCGTACGGGACGGATCACGCGAGCCGTCAGCAGGGCATGCGACACCTGATCACCCACCAGAGCGAACTCCATCAGGTGGCGGACGGTCCGGCGCGTCCCGCGCCGGTACGCGCGCCGCTGCCGCAGGTCCCCCTCCAACCGGCGATCCCGTTGGAGGCCATCGCGCAGGAGCTGGCAGGGGCGTTCGGCCCGCAGGGCGTGTTCCGCTTCGACCAGCGGGCCGTGTCCCGGCAGGGCGTGCCGGAGATCGTGGCCCAGACCCTGATGTGGTCGGGGCTGCCGGTGGACTTCGGTCCGTTCTTCTGGGCGCAGGCCGTGCCCGGCCAACCGGTGCCGACACTGGCCGAGTTGGCGGCGCAGCGGCAGGTGCAGCCGGCATCGGACGCGGGCTCGTACCTCGTCGTCGGAAGCGACTTCGGCAAGGCGCTCTGCGTGCAGTACGGGACGGCGCACATAGTGGCGGTCCCGGTGGAGGCCGGGCCGGGCGGTGCTCCGGTGCCGCCGCAGTTCGTGAACTCCAGCCTGCCGCAATTCGTGCGGTCGCTGGCGATGCTGGGGCACATGTGGCGGCTGCGGCAGCACCTGACGCCGGAGCAGGCGGGCCGCTGGACGGTCGATTTCCAGACGAATCTGGCCGGCCTCGACAGCGCGGCGCTGGCGTCGCCGGAGAGCTGGTGGTCGGTGCTGCTGGAACAGATGTGGGACGGACTGCTCTGA
- a CDS encoding SMI1/KNR4 family protein, whose translation MTTGRLGQQAAPPNAAYSGQVVHFPDPVRAARHPHGVRISGDGHPDFSPYARAAVEIAEPPEGFGVDELRLTDYVSANAAMREAGHELWDTVGPVATPHGWTWHHVAGTRRMELVPVEVKALLRHHAGLTTAPVDHEKRGTRPLQEVRPAHLGLPKSVVSVSEQQVQGVEEDLGYRLPEAYRAFLKAAGGCAPVGAGLDVDLGVLVDQPFFTVREEAAVNDLVYVNKCLRDHLTKDYLCVAFAQGGLLAVKVKGEGIGSVWFSPYDDARDRDGWSVQERVERLLLPCGADFDAFLERLAGNPPELETVAGLMVDGGFARSVPVAGSAPVEG comes from the coding sequence ATGACGACAGGTCGGCTCGGGCAGCAGGCCGCGCCACCCAACGCCGCTTACTCGGGGCAGGTCGTGCATTTCCCGGACCCGGTCCGGGCCGCTCGGCATCCCCACGGAGTACGGATCAGCGGGGACGGGCATCCCGATTTCTCGCCCTACGCGCGCGCCGCGGTGGAGATCGCCGAGCCGCCGGAGGGCTTCGGCGTGGACGAGCTGCGCCTGACGGACTACGTGTCCGCCAACGCGGCGATGCGGGAGGCGGGCCACGAGCTGTGGGACACCGTCGGCCCGGTGGCGACCCCGCACGGATGGACCTGGCACCACGTGGCCGGGACGCGGCGGATGGAACTGGTCCCCGTCGAGGTGAAGGCACTGCTGCGGCACCACGCCGGACTGACGACGGCGCCCGTGGACCACGAGAAGCGCGGCACGCGCCCCCTCCAGGAAGTGCGCCCGGCGCACCTGGGACTGCCGAAGTCGGTGGTGTCGGTGTCCGAGCAGCAGGTGCAGGGCGTCGAGGAGGACCTCGGCTACCGGCTGCCGGAGGCGTACCGGGCGTTCCTGAAGGCGGCGGGCGGCTGCGCGCCGGTCGGCGCGGGCCTGGACGTGGACCTCGGGGTGCTGGTCGACCAGCCGTTCTTCACGGTGCGCGAGGAAGCGGCGGTCAACGACCTCGTCTACGTCAACAAGTGTCTGCGGGACCACCTGACGAAGGACTACCTGTGCGTGGCCTTCGCACAGGGCGGGCTGCTCGCGGTGAAGGTGAAGGGCGAGGGGATCGGCTCCGTGTGGTTCTCCCCGTACGACGACGCGCGCGACCGGGACGGCTGGTCGGTGCAGGAGCGCGTGGAGCGGCTGTTGCTGCCGTGCGGTGCCGATTTCGACGCCTTTCTCGAACGCTTGGCGGGTAACCCGCCGGAGCTGGAGACGGTGGCCGGTCTGATGGTGGACGGCGGATTCGCTCGTTCGGTTCCGGTGGCGGGTTCCGCGCCGGTGGAGGGGTGA
- a CDS encoding YwqJ-related putative deaminase, with protein MQNTATRTDRTEPTEAGPAGDPRLRWSSADGPAVPVLRFRRDGILPTVAAALSVRGETLTGTAGKADQPPVLHPLVQDFLDTLTSGQRERFTGRCPEAMLLSRHLAGVESARSKRASRKPLTASEARRSLKQARITARRIREDGDPLHGTYAPPCRSCDALLAHFGVRSVDLTHSE; from the coding sequence ATGCAGAACACGGCAACACGCACAGACCGGACGGAACCGACGGAAGCCGGCCCCGCCGGCGATCCCCGTCTGCGCTGGAGCAGCGCCGACGGCCCCGCCGTCCCCGTGCTCCGCTTCCGGCGCGACGGCATCCTCCCCACCGTCGCCGCCGCCCTGTCCGTACGCGGGGAGACCCTCACCGGCACCGCCGGGAAGGCCGACCAGCCACCCGTGCTGCACCCGCTCGTACAGGACTTCCTCGACACCCTCACCAGCGGACAGCGGGAGCGGTTCACCGGCCGATGTCCGGAAGCGATGCTCCTCTCCCGCCACCTCGCCGGCGTCGAGAGCGCCCGCAGCAAGCGCGCCTCCCGCAAGCCGCTGACGGCGAGCGAGGCGCGCCGTTCCCTCAAACAGGCCAGGATCACCGCCCGTCGCATCCGCGAGGACGGCGACCCGCTCCACGGGACCTACGCGCCCCCGTGCCGCTCCTGCGACGCCCTCCTCGCCCACTTCGGCGTACGTTCCGTCGACCTCACCCACTCCGAGTAG
- a CDS encoding SUKH-3 domain-containing protein: MSTSSPSSASYDRSSATRFPGPVDSALRTAGWEPGRWDIKQAEYWADALRDHTTPAGHRHTVFPAAVEAWAEFGGLTVAGSGPGRQIAPARVRLDPLTGLHLARTFCDLGRALSTELSPLGAETDGGSHLAIDREGRVYGIDHTGDWFLGASLDDALALLLTGLQPARLTTG, translated from the coding sequence ATGAGCACCTCGTCCCCCTCGTCCGCCTCCTACGACCGTTCCTCGGCGACCCGTTTCCCGGGGCCGGTGGACTCCGCGCTGCGCACCGCCGGTTGGGAGCCGGGCCGCTGGGACATCAAGCAGGCCGAGTACTGGGCCGACGCGCTGCGCGACCACACCACCCCCGCCGGGCACCGGCACACCGTCTTCCCGGCGGCCGTCGAGGCCTGGGCCGAGTTCGGCGGCCTGACCGTCGCCGGCTCCGGGCCCGGCCGTCAGATAGCCCCCGCCCGCGTGCGCCTGGACCCGCTCACCGGGCTCCACCTGGCCCGCACCTTCTGCGACCTCGGGCGCGCCCTGTCCACCGAGCTGAGCCCGCTCGGCGCCGAGACCGACGGCGGCTCGCACCTCGCCATCGACCGCGAGGGCCGCGTCTACGGCATCGACCACACCGGCGACTGGTTCCTCGGCGCGAGCCTCGACGATGCCCTGGCCCTGCTCCTGACGGGTCTCCAGCCGGCCCGTCTCACGACGGGCTGA
- a CDS encoding sensor histidine kinase, protein MTSTGEERDGMGRDGPWWWERRRSAALDVGLGVVSAAECAVEGVPFAHEAGIPAALGVLFGIVVGATLVLRRRWPIAVVLVAIAVTPAAMGFLLAVVGLYTLASSDVPRRITATLASMSLAGTFVVMYMRTRGDVEADGTLVIVLSVFVAVALTVPPVLLGLYIGARRRLMESLHERADSLERELSLLADRAEERAEWARTEERTRIAREMHDVVAHRVSLMVVHAAALQAVAAKDPVKAVRNAALVGDMGRQALTELREMLGVLRAESPKPASASLARPALVGIFEDGPSIGELEALVGQSRTAGMAVELDVRGECPDYPAEVEQTAYRVVQEALTNCHKHAPGAKVVVRLAHRDAEVAMQVENGPCDGKAAEPGLPSGGNGLVGMRERVLGLGGVFVSGSTEDGGFKVSAVLPRER, encoded by the coding sequence ATGACCAGTACGGGGGAAGAGCGGGACGGGATGGGGCGCGACGGCCCCTGGTGGTGGGAGAGGCGGCGGAGCGCCGCACTGGACGTGGGACTCGGCGTGGTGTCCGCCGCCGAGTGCGCCGTCGAGGGGGTGCCCTTCGCCCACGAGGCCGGCATTCCCGCGGCCCTCGGGGTGCTGTTCGGGATCGTGGTGGGGGCCACGCTCGTGCTGCGGCGCAGGTGGCCCATCGCCGTGGTGCTGGTGGCCATCGCCGTGACGCCCGCCGCGATGGGGTTCCTCCTCGCGGTGGTGGGCCTGTACACGCTGGCCTCCTCCGACGTGCCCCGGCGGATCACCGCCACGCTCGCGTCGATGTCGTTGGCCGGGACGTTCGTCGTGATGTACATGCGGACGCGCGGGGACGTGGAGGCCGACGGGACGCTCGTGATCGTGCTGTCCGTGTTCGTGGCGGTGGCGCTGACCGTGCCGCCGGTGCTCCTCGGGCTGTACATCGGGGCGCGCCGCCGGTTGATGGAGAGCCTCCACGAGCGCGCGGACTCGCTGGAACGGGAACTGTCGCTGTTGGCGGACCGGGCCGAGGAGCGGGCCGAGTGGGCCCGCACGGAGGAACGGACGCGGATCGCGCGGGAGATGCACGACGTGGTCGCCCACCGGGTGTCGCTGATGGTGGTGCACGCGGCGGCTCTACAGGCGGTGGCCGCGAAGGACCCGGTGAAGGCCGTGAGGAACGCGGCCCTGGTGGGTGACATGGGGCGGCAGGCGCTGACGGAACTGCGCGAGATGCTGGGCGTGCTGCGGGCCGAGTCGCCGAAGCCGGCCAGTGCCTCCCTGGCCCGGCCTGCGTTGGTGGGGATCTTCGAGGACGGGCCGTCGATCGGCGAGCTGGAGGCGCTGGTCGGGCAGTCCCGCACGGCGGGGATGGCCGTCGAGCTGGACGTGCGGGGCGAGTGCCCCGACTATCCGGCGGAGGTCGAACAGACCGCGTACCGGGTGGTGCAGGAGGCGTTGACCAACTGCCACAAGCACGCGCCGGGCGCGAAGGTCGTCGTACGGCTCGCCCACCGGGACGCCGAGGTGGCCATGCAGGTGGAGAACGGGCCGTGTGACGGCAAGGCCGCCGAACCGGGACTGCCGAGCGGCGGCAACGGGCTGGTGGGGATGCGGGAGCGGGTGCTCGGACTGGGCGGGGTGTTCGTCTCGGGGTCGACGGAGGACGGCGGCTTCAAGGTGTCGGCGGTCCTGCCGCGCGAGCGGTAG
- the glmU gene encoding bifunctional UDP-N-acetylglucosamine diphosphorylase/glucosamine-1-phosphate N-acetyltransferase GlmU: MSATRPAAVVVLAAGEGTRMKSATPKVLHEISGRSLVGHVVAASRELDPAHLVVVVGHAREQVTAHLADIDADVRTAVQYEQNGTGHAVRMALEELGGEQAGTVVVVCGDTPLLTGETLAELTATHEADGNAVTVLTAEVPDSTGYGRIIRGADGAVTAIVEHKDATDAQRAIREINSGVFAFDGALLSDALGKVRTDNSQGEEYLTDVLGILREAGHRVGAAVGADHRQILGINNRVQLAQARALLNARLLENAMLAGVTVVDPASTLVDVTVTFGQDAIIHPGTQLLGNTHVAEGAEVGPNTRLKDTRVGPRARVDNTVADTAVIGESASVGPFAYLRPGTNLGLKAKAGTYVEMKNATIGEGTKVPHLSYVGDATIGEYTNIGAASVFVNYDGENKHHTTIGSHCKTGSDNMFVAPITIGDGAYTAAGSVITKDVPAGALAVARGQQRNIEGWVARKRPGSAAATAAQSVAAEDSDGR, translated from the coding sequence GTGAGCGCAACCCGCCCGGCAGCCGTCGTCGTACTCGCAGCGGGTGAAGGCACCCGCATGAAGTCGGCCACACCGAAGGTTCTGCACGAGATCAGCGGGCGTTCGCTCGTCGGTCACGTCGTCGCCGCCTCGCGCGAGCTCGACCCCGCACACCTCGTGGTCGTCGTCGGCCACGCACGCGAGCAGGTCACCGCGCACCTCGCCGACATCGACGCCGATGTCCGCACGGCCGTCCAGTACGAGCAGAACGGCACCGGACACGCCGTCCGGATGGCCCTCGAAGAACTCGGCGGCGAGCAGGCCGGCACCGTGGTCGTCGTCTGCGGCGACACCCCGCTGCTGACCGGCGAGACCCTCGCCGAACTCACCGCCACGCACGAGGCCGACGGCAACGCCGTCACCGTGCTGACCGCCGAGGTGCCCGACTCGACCGGCTACGGCCGCATCATCCGCGGCGCCGACGGCGCCGTCACGGCGATCGTCGAGCACAAGGACGCCACCGACGCGCAGCGCGCGATCCGTGAGATCAACTCGGGGGTCTTCGCGTTCGACGGAGCCCTGCTGAGCGACGCGCTGGGCAAGGTCCGCACGGACAACAGCCAGGGCGAGGAGTACCTCACCGACGTGCTCGGCATCCTGCGCGAGGCCGGCCACCGCGTCGGCGCGGCGGTCGGTGCCGACCACCGTCAGATCCTCGGGATCAACAACCGGGTACAACTGGCCCAGGCCCGGGCCCTGCTGAACGCGCGCCTGCTGGAGAACGCGATGCTGGCCGGCGTGACCGTCGTCGACCCGGCGAGCACGCTGGTGGACGTCACGGTCACCTTCGGGCAGGACGCGATCATCCACCCCGGTACGCAGCTCCTGGGGAACACGCACGTCGCGGAGGGCGCCGAGGTCGGCCCCAACACCCGCCTCAAGGACACCCGGGTCGGCCCCCGGGCGCGCGTCGACAACACGGTGGCGGACACGGCCGTGATCGGCGAGTCGGCGTCCGTCGGCCCGTTCGCGTACCTGCGTCCGGGAACGAACCTCGGCCTGAAGGCCAAGGCCGGCACGTACGTCGAGATGAAGAACGCGACCATCGGCGAGGGCACCAAGGTGCCGCACCTCTCGTACGTGGGCGACGCGACCATCGGCGAGTACACGAACATCGGCGCGGCCAGCGTGTTCGTGAACTACGACGGCGAGAACAAGCACCACACGACCATCGGTTCACACTGCAAGACGGGCTCCGACAACATGTTTGTGGCGCCCATCACCATCGGGGACGGCGCCTACACGGCGGCCGGCTCGGTGATCACGAAGGACGTCCCGGCCGGCGCGCTGGCCGTGGCCCGTGGCCAGCAGCGGAATATCGAGGGCTGGGTGGCCCGCAAGCGTCCGGGGAGCGCCGCGGCGACGGCGGCCCAGTCGGTGGCCGCGGAGGACTCCGACGGTCGTTGA
- a CDS encoding ribose-phosphate diphosphokinase, with amino-acid sequence MTGIKTTGEKKLMLFSGRAHPELAEEVAHQLGVGLVPTKAFDFANGEIYVRFQESARGADCFLIQSHTAPINKWIMEQLIMIDALKRASARSITVIVPSYGYARQDKKHKGREPISARLVADLLKTAGADRILTVDLHTDQIQGFFDGPVDHLSALTVLADYVGAKVDRTKLTIVSPDAGRVRVADRWCDRLDAPLAIVHKRRDKDVANQVTVHEVVGEVKGRVCVLVDDMIDTGGTICAAADALFAHGAEDVIVTATHGILSGPAADRLKNSKVSEFVFTNTLPDPSDLELDKITVLSIAPMIARAVREVFEDGSVTSLFEEQQ; translated from the coding sequence GTGACCGGGATCAAGACGACCGGCGAGAAGAAGCTGATGCTCTTCTCCGGCCGCGCCCACCCCGAGCTGGCCGAGGAGGTCGCACACCAGTTGGGTGTCGGCCTCGTGCCGACCAAGGCTTTCGACTTCGCGAACGGTGAGATCTACGTCCGTTTCCAGGAGTCGGCTCGTGGCGCGGACTGCTTCCTGATCCAGAGCCACACGGCTCCGATCAACAAGTGGATCATGGAGCAGCTGATCATGATCGACGCGCTGAAGCGCGCGTCGGCCCGCTCCATCACCGTGATCGTCCCGTCCTACGGGTACGCCCGCCAGGACAAGAAGCACAAGGGACGCGAGCCGATCTCGGCGCGCCTGGTCGCGGACCTGCTGAAGACGGCGGGTGCGGACCGCATCCTGACCGTCGACCTGCACACCGACCAGATCCAGGGCTTCTTCGACGGCCCGGTCGACCACCTGTCCGCCCTCACGGTCCTCGCGGACTACGTCGGCGCCAAGGTGGACCGCACCAAGCTGACGATCGTCTCCCCGGACGCCGGCCGCGTGCGCGTTGCCGACCGCTGGTGCGACCGTCTGGACGCGCCGCTGGCCATCGTGCACAAGCGTCGCGACAAGGACGTCGCCAACCAGGTGACCGTCCACGAGGTCGTCGGTGAGGTCAAGGGCCGCGTCTGCGTCCTGGTCGACGACATGATCGACACGGGTGGCACCATCTGCGCCGCCGCCGACGCGCTGTTCGCGCACGGCGCGGAGGACGTCATCGTGACGGCCACGCACGGCATCCTGTCCGGCCCCGCGGCCGACCGCCTGAAGAACTCCAAGGTCAGCGAGTTCGTGTTCACGAACACCCTGCCCGATCCGTCGGACCTGGAGCTCGACAAGATCACGGTGCTGTCGATCGCCCCGATGATCGCGCGCGCCGTGCGCGAGGTCTTCGAGGACGGCTCGGTCACCAGCCTGTTCGAGGAGCAGCAGTAG